One window of the Enterobacter huaxiensis genome contains the following:
- the amiC gene encoding N-acetylmuramoyl-L-alanine amidase AmiC, with translation MSGSNSAISRRRLLKGAGAMWLLSVSQVGLAATSQVVAVRVWPSSTYTRVTVESNRVLKYKQFALSNPERVVVDIEGVNLNSVLKGMAAQIRGDDPFIKSARVGQFDPQTVRMVFELKQNVKPQLFALAPVATFKERLVMDLYPANATDIQDPLLALLEDYNKGDLQRQVPPAQSGPQPGKAGRDRPIVIMLDPGHGGEDSGAVGKYRTREKDVVLQIARRLKALIDKEGNMRAYMTRNEDVFIPLKVRVAKAQKQRADLFVSIHADAFTSRQPSGSSVFALSTKGATSTAARFLADSQNASDLIGGVSKSGDRYVDHTMFDMVQSLTINDSLKFGKAVLGKLGGVNKLHKNSVEQAGFAVLKAPDIPSILVETAFISNVEEERKLKTAKFQQEVAESILAGIRAYFSDGATLARRG, from the coding sequence ATGTCGGGATCCAATTCAGCAATAAGCCGTCGCCGCTTGTTAAAAGGGGCGGGGGCAATGTGGTTGCTTAGCGTCAGTCAGGTGGGCCTTGCCGCGACAAGTCAGGTGGTGGCGGTGCGCGTCTGGCCATCGTCGACCTATACGCGCGTGACGGTAGAATCCAATCGGGTACTGAAATATAAGCAATTTGCCCTCAGTAACCCTGAGCGTGTTGTCGTGGATATCGAAGGCGTTAACCTGAATTCGGTTCTGAAAGGCATGGCGGCGCAAATCCGCGGCGACGATCCGTTTATCAAATCAGCGCGCGTCGGGCAGTTCGATCCGCAGACCGTGCGCATGGTGTTTGAGCTGAAGCAGAACGTCAAGCCACAGCTCTTCGCGTTAGCGCCTGTTGCGACCTTCAAAGAGCGTCTGGTGATGGATCTCTACCCGGCCAATGCCACGGATATTCAGGATCCGCTGCTGGCGCTTCTGGAGGATTACAATAAAGGCGATTTGCAGCGTCAGGTTCCTCCTGCGCAAAGCGGCCCGCAGCCGGGCAAAGCAGGGCGCGATCGCCCGATTGTGATCATGCTCGATCCGGGCCACGGTGGCGAAGACTCCGGCGCGGTGGGGAAATATCGCACGCGTGAAAAAGACGTAGTGCTGCAAATTGCCCGTCGCCTGAAAGCGTTGATTGATAAAGAAGGCAATATGCGCGCCTATATGACGCGCAATGAAGACGTCTTTATTCCGCTGAAGGTCCGGGTGGCGAAAGCGCAGAAGCAGCGCGCGGATCTGTTCGTGTCGATCCATGCGGATGCGTTTACCAGCCGCCAGCCGAGCGGCTCGTCGGTGTTTGCGCTCTCCACCAAAGGCGCGACCAGTACCGCAGCAAGATTCCTGGCTGACAGCCAGAACGCCTCTGACCTCATTGGTGGCGTGAGTAAAAGCGGCGACCGCTACGTCGACCACACCATGTTCGATATGGTGCAGTCGCTGACCATTAACGACAGCCTGAAGTTTGGTAAAGCGGTGCTGGGCAAGCTGGGCGGCGTTAATAAGCTGCACAAAAACAGCGTTGAACAGGCCGGATTTGCGGTACTCAAGGCACCGGATATCCCGTCAATTCTGGTAGAAACCGCGTTTATCAGTAACGTTGAAGAGGAGCGTAAGCTCAAGACGGCAAAATTCCAGCAGGAAGTTGCGGAGTCGATTCTGGCGGGGATACGGGCGTATTTCTCTGACGGGGCGACGCTGGCGCGACGCGGGTAA
- the mltA gene encoding murein transglycosylase A produces MKGRWAKYLMTGAMVAILAACSSKPTDRGQQYKDGKLSQPFSLVNQPDAVGAPINAGDFSEQVYQIRNASPRLYGSQNNIYSAVQDWLRAGGDTRNMRQFGIDAWQMEGADNYGNVQFTGYYTPVIQARHTRQGEFQYPIYRMPPKRGRLPSRAEIYSGALSDNYILAYSNSLMDNFIMDVQGSGYIDFGDGSPLNFFSYSGKNGHAYRSIGKVLIDRGEVKKEDMSMQAIREWGEKHSEAEVRELLEQNPSFVFFKPQNFAPVKGASAVPLIGRASVASDRSIIPAGTTLLAEVPVLDNNGKFSGQYELRLMVALDVGGAIKGQHFDIYQGIGPDAGHRAGWYNHYGRVWVLKTAATSGNVFSG; encoded by the coding sequence ATGAAAGGACGTTGGGCGAAGTATCTAATGACAGGCGCAATGGTGGCTATTCTTGCGGCCTGCTCTTCTAAACCGACCGATCGCGGTCAACAGTATAAAGACGGGAAGTTATCCCAGCCTTTCTCTTTAGTTAACCAGCCTGACGCCGTGGGCGCACCGATCAACGCCGGAGACTTCTCCGAGCAGGTCTATCAGATCCGCAACGCCTCACCGCGCCTGTATGGCTCACAGAACAACATTTATAGCGCCGTACAGGACTGGCTACGTGCGGGCGGCGATACGCGAAATATGCGCCAGTTTGGTATTGATGCCTGGCAGATGGAAGGGGCGGATAACTACGGTAACGTCCAGTTCACGGGCTACTACACGCCGGTTATTCAGGCGCGCCATACCCGTCAGGGTGAATTCCAGTACCCGATTTACCGTATGCCGCCAAAACGTGGCCGCCTGCCGTCGCGCGCAGAGATCTATTCCGGTGCGCTCAGTGACAACTATATTCTGGCCTACAGCAACTCGCTGATGGATAACTTCATCATGGACGTTCAGGGTAGCGGCTACATTGATTTCGGTGACGGTTCGCCACTTAACTTCTTCAGTTACTCCGGTAAAAACGGCCATGCCTACCGCAGTATTGGTAAGGTGCTGATCGACCGCGGTGAAGTGAAGAAAGAAGATATGTCGATGCAGGCGATCCGCGAGTGGGGTGAAAAACACAGCGAAGCCGAAGTGCGAGAGCTGCTGGAGCAAAACCCGTCGTTCGTCTTCTTTAAACCGCAAAACTTTGCGCCGGTGAAAGGGGCAAGTGCGGTACCGCTGATTGGCCGCGCGTCTGTGGCCTCCGATCGTTCTATTATTCCCGCCGGCACCACGCTCCTTGCGGAAGTCCCTGTGCTGGATAACAACGGCAAATTCAGCGGTCAGTACGAGTTGCGCCTGATGGTGGCGCTGGATGTGGGCGGTGCCATCAAAGGCCAGCACTTCGATATTTATCAGGGTATTGGCCCTGACGCAGGCCATCGCGCAGGCTGGTATAACCACTATGGACGCGTCTGGGTGCTGAAAACCGCAGCAACGAGTGGCAACGTATTCAGCGGCTGA